In Gossypium arboreum isolate Shixiya-1 chromosome 3, ASM2569848v2, whole genome shotgun sequence, the sequence TGGCGTTGGATTCATTAACGTGCGAATATCAGTGATTGAGAGAGATTCTCGTTGGGATACCTGCAAGAGAAGGAAACACAGCAGATACGaagagcaagaaaaggaaactAAAAGAATCTCAGCATATCAGTCAAAGATACCATAGACAAGAAATTAGAGATTTCTTTCCTTATGTAATAAATCAGTAGGCTATAAAAAGCCTTTGTAACTCTTGTAACGATTACAGACACACACAGATACTCATACAGAACTAAACAGAGAATACAAGCAGTTTCAAAGAAAAGGTGATTTAACTGTGTTTTTTTagaatatatgcatgtatgtacatTATTTTTAGCAAAAATAGTAGCTTTTAAAAAGGGGGAAGAGATTACCTGTGGAAGGACGAGGATTTTAACCTCGGACCACCGACTGAGGGTGGCGTGAGCGTGAGGAGACCACGGATGAAGCTCAGCAGACTCGGGATCGGCCCCGAATCCTCTTCAGAggatttttgtttctttttaaaaacggatgttaaaatgatttttagggTGAAATTTGACTTATATAGTGCATTTAAAAGCGGTGTCGTTTTACAACTATAGGATCCATAGCGTCGACCCGATTAACCGGGAGGGTCCGCATTTTGAGAATtgggctaattgcccaattgatcctCTCGCTATTTTTATACTttcaattctattttatttattgtgAAATTTggcattaacattttattctgtTTCAATTCGACCCCCCAATGATTTGCAATCGTATTAGGGGGAAACGGCGACGTTTTGGAAAGAGGGTTATTTGCTCAGTAACCCCCTTTAATTTTGAGGGTGTTTCAAATTATGCCTTAATTCAGTTTTAGCTTTTAAATTTACCACGTAGCTTTACAAAACCTTAAATTTGCTCCTATTTTAttactatatatattttattaatatttgattaattttaactttacttttatactttaaaattattaaaagtgttatttttatatgtataatatataatattttcctcaaattatcactatttttatatattattatattttcacatatattatatatttattaattatatatatatttacatgttattttatattatatctattataattcttatatatttatattacattttattatataatatttatttatttttatatatgttatgtatatcatgtatagtcaattatattatttacatttatattgtatatattatttcaaaaaaataaaaattattattattaaatcatatttttaactcacactatatatttttattaattatttatttatttactatatattattttttaaaactaatattgttatattatgaaaTCTCTTACATACTTCTAAATcaatatattatcatataattattattcttttattatattatctattaaatgctattttaaaatggttatgaaatgtcttgttttttaattgtatgtatattttgttagcaatcaattatttttatatatattagtttcttttcatatgttttatattgtatgtatcatgtatgtgttaagtttatttttattataatatgcactatatttcttttatttgtataccatacattatttgatttatgttttttatatcatacatcatttaaatattatttcgtgtgtttatatactttgtttattcattttcaatacatgttatacatatatctttgtttgcattttttTGCCTCGTATGAATTATTCTTTATATCATAGTATTCATTTTTTATCTACCTAGtgcaataatatattattatgatttataatgtaatacGATTTCCCATGCATCATCTTTAAAAAGATAAGGCTCAAATTTTCAAAAGTTATAAAGGCAATACTTGGTGTTtgaaagcttcgagaaaagtagtgccctaacttattgggttgcaacttttctcgttgagttcgaatagtcaagtacccttctaagtttttaagattttcaaaatacgagcaactgtcttggaatttcaaagcgttgtgtcctaacttattggatgtggcaatttgtcgtttcgagatagggatttccaaaaggttaacttaatgtcaatgttttgatacgagtgaacccaaattttcaaaatcaaagtattttaaagaggattatatcttaaattttttttaaatttccgacattaaagacatttgataatcaattaggtaccaatttttgggcgttacgagggtgctaatccttcctcgtacgtaaccgactcccgaacccattctttaatttcgtggaccaaaaactaatgattttaaaacaaaatgttttaaaggtgatccaatcacacctaaaaagattggtggcgactcccgttttcgtttttttaaaattgattcccattttccaaaactcgatttgaaagtgGTTTCGACAGTGTGCGCCTctgttaacaaaaaaaaaaaagcaattcaacacatttcaaataggtacaaATACTTCTTTGATTCTTCGCAATTTGTTATTGAGTAAATTGGCTCCTTTAAAAAATTAGAGTAATTTAATCCATATTAATTTTGAAAGTAAATAATTAAGGATAATTAATCACATTGTTAATATTTTTCGTTAATTGTACATATGttttattggtataataataaatttagctatTAAAGTTTACACATTCTATTCATTTGGtcttgatttaacaaatttatcctgcaatatttatatatttcatCAACATTTACCcaaaatatataaacatcaagagctaaatttgttattataaattaaacttatgtATAATTAATGGAAAACATTAATGTGATAATTATTTGTCCTTAGTTGCTAATTTTCAAATTTGATAAAGATTAAattgtttcatttttaaaaaatactaattTGTTCAATATCAAAATTGAGAAGAACTAGAAAAGTGTTTTTACCATTTATATATTAGCTGCACgttaatacatacatacatatatccaTATATACCTAGGATGAGCCGAGAAATTTATTTTAGAAGGGTGaagattaaattatatatatttaaggaaattaaattataattttattattgtattaaAGAATTTTAATGGGATTAAACTGAATTTATCATTTGGAGAGGGCTAAAGtgcaattttattattaaattaatataattttaaatttagagGGACTATAAAGAAAATTTACCATTTGAAGGGTAAAGTCCCTGCGGACCCTTAGCGCAGTCCCTGGTCCCTGGTATATACGGAAATCGAAATAATGGTTACCACTTACTAACAAGGGTGACAAGATCACGAGCGTTTAGACCAAATGCAGCGAACTTTCGCTTGAGTTCTTCGATGGAGTCCGTGAAGGCAGGCAAATTGTCAGCATCAGAAGCTAGGGAAACCTTTCCATCTCTTCGTCCCGTAGGCACATCCCACTTCTGTCCTTTTGCCtgcatgaatatatatatgtgtcaGCAAAAATATTTAGAGGCTTATTGAATGATGGGTTAATTCGTTACCAGAAAAACAGCATCACGGGCAGCAAGGGCGAGGATATCAGCGCACGAGACAACTCCTGGACAAGTAGCTTCAACTTGTGCTTTGGCATCATCAATAACTTCATATCCTCTCACTCCAAGGTTCGGGGGAGCAGTTTTCTCCGTGTCGGGGCCATTGATGAGGATCGAAGCATCGCAGCCGTGGACGAAGCAGTCATGGAAGTGCATCCTTAGTATGGCTGGACCAAGTGAAGGATCAGACTGTAAATGGGACTGAACCGTGGAACTAACAATGGATTCAACTAAAGGACATGAGGTTGAATAGAACCCAACACGGGTGCCTTGACCTTTCACCAATGTGGCAGCCATGTTCAACAAAGCAAACACTAAAAAGAACTTGTTTTTGGAGTAATTACCCTCCATCACTGTGAAGAAACAAAAGCAGAAAAGTGAAAgcatttatatgtatagatttgttTATAGCTTTCTAAAATTTTGCGTTGAAGGCAATTCATATAGCTAGAGCAAATAATAAActaatttttctattaaaattttatctattttttctgttaaaattagtttatatatatacctatattaatttatttttatttaatgtacataaattaatttatttattattttaataaaaataaaatacaatctaaTTTTATTATACAAATTCCTACAGTACTTTTACACTAACTTGTGATATTAAGGTTGTATAATAAATAAGCACACGCCATCTCTGTATCCTTTTTTTTTCTGACAGAAGTTTATTGAGATAATAAAAGTGGGATGGTTCATGATTgcaaattttaaattgaattaaattgacaCTTTTGCAAATTTCGGTGGGAAGGTAGTTTCTTCGGTGTCTTGCATATTAGCTAAATCTGAGcaaaaatttgcttttaattttCACCTGGAATTTTATATATGAAGTATAGCGCAAGATTTATCATCACAAATCACAAACGCCACGAAGACAATTGCATCTTGTTGtacaatcataataaaacatataaaaactctATCTAAATTTAACTCGATTATGggattcaaaatatttataatttagataattttaaatatttcatttagGGGTTTTAACTCTATTTTCTAAATTAAGAAATtatttctctctttattttaaCCTCCGTTGATACTAGGTATCAATAGATTAGGGGACAAATTGTTgtacaattataataaaatatataataatttgatccgaaattcaattcaaaatttgaCCGGATTATCCAACCTGAAATACTCATGGTTTAAGTAATCTCAAACACTTCATTTGAGGGGCTTCGACTCTATTTTCTGAACCAGAACACTacttcatttttcattttgaCCTTTGTTGATACTAAATATCAACACATCTCAATATGAATAATTAGTGGATAAAATTCTCTCTCTTTAAAGTTTCACTCTTACAAAATTTACACATCTTTTTAAAACTAATCCAAAAATTCCTGTACAACAATAGAAATGTAGTAATTTTGGTAGTTATTCTGAAattttggatatatatatatatatatatatatatatatatatatatgaatacaacACATCAAAAGATAGTAAATATATAGTGGTCAATAACCATTTTATATGTAAATATGTAACCTTTCCTTTATAATAATAGTAAGTttacaagtaaaaaaaaaaaaatctttagcCCTCCTTTTATTCataggaaaaaaaaaaactgcCTGCTtatctttttcaaatcaaatatttattttgttggtCGAGGAGGTAATTTTCGGGTTAATTGATGGTAGTAATTTTTTCAAtcatattatttgatttttgttttgtttttaaatttagttTACATCATTATAGTTTTGTCCACACTTTCGTGAATTTTGTTTTATCCACTTGTTTTCTTTTATAGCAATGGttgttttagtttttaatttttagtcaacttttaatatatatataaaagatttgACAAGGTAAGAATGTTATCAAATCTATTGTGGACTATTCTCGAAAGATTTTATTATGATAGAGCAGCGATGGTATTCGTAAAATTAGAATCTGAGATAAGAAAAATGATAAGTCATTTGAGACTTGACCTTTTGTGTGTCACTAATACAATGGGTCACTTTGAGCTCTTGGTAATATTTTCTTGGTTGATTGGAGTTCATCGTCAAGTTGATCTGATGATGGTAAGAAGTAATTTTTAGTGGTTTAATCAATGTGATACATCTCTAGTTTGTTTTTAAATTATCTCGATGTTGCAATTACTGTTAATTTATCTTTCTCTTTTGAAATTATTCTATAGATATGATACTTGTGCGACAATTTGTAATATCTTATTTATTGGTTCTATTATATATAATGCATTTGAATTTTTAGTATTCATAattgatattaaatattttatttaaaaaattaaatgattaatCAATTTTCATTGGTGAGATCTTGGTAGGAAGCGTCAGTGGTCTAAGGAATTATTGAGTCAACATTTGACGAATGGGTTACTGGGGTCACAAGGGAAGGCCATTAGTGATTATTAGAATTATACGTACACTTCACCCATGTATAGATTAGAGTAGAATAGTCAACATTTGACGAGTCTGGTCTATTAAACTTCGTAGCTATATTCATTTTCTCTATTATTTGATATTTACCGTAAAGCCTTCAATTTATATTTATGAACACTTTTCGTAAGATTTTTCATTTAAAACAAACAATATTAATTTCAAGTCCACAAGCTACGCAAAagttcaactttttttttctagGAAAAGACACATTAATCTCTTAGAACATACGACAAAGCTTCAAGAGAAGGATGACCCAATTTTCGGTGCCATGTTATAAGGGAATCTTGTTAAGATGATAGATAATAAAGATTTTCATTGTCTTGAGTCTTAATGAGTATACTAGTAGATATAATTGATGAACCACACGAGTCAATCGACGCCAAATTGTAAAGTCCCCTAACTTCAAGTCCATGCAAAAGTACTTTCTTAGTTTCCAAATCCTTCACCATGCAAAGTTTTGGgtgaaattaaaagaaaacctGGTTATCTTTAGTGAACTTAGATATTGAAAACAAGTTGTTTGCAATGTTAGGGAAATGAAACGAATGCTTTAGAGATAAAAGTCTAGTTCTTATAAGTAAAGATGATTGACCAACATTAGCAATAGGCAAATTACATCCatttcctaacaaaattttaCTTGAACCATGATATAGAGAGGAGTTGGTCAAATTAACATTATTGGTGAAATGATTCGTGGCTCTAGAATCCGGATACTAGGCGCTATCATGGATCATTTTTGGAGTTGCAACAACGGAGTGAATTTGAGGGATAGGCTCGGGTTGTGAGTGTGAGACCATTGGAACTAGAGAACCCATAGTTACAAAAGGAAATTCAATTGTACAAGAGGGATCTGATGCAACTCTACTGTAGCTATAGTTGTGTGAGAACCCAGACTCAAAGGTACAATGATTGGCGGTCCTTGGAACTAAAGGAGTACTTGAAATTCCAACATTTGATTTGTCAAATCGGTGATAACAATGTGAATATTGCACATTTGACATTTTTGTCTCCAACCCCCGGAAGGTGCTCGACCTCTGCCCCAAAAAGTTTGATAAGGAGGCCTAAATGGTGGTTTTGAAGCATAGCCTAAATGTTGGTATGAAAAAGTTGCATTAGTTTGTTGTACAACAATGTTAGTAGTCATATATAATTGAGAAAATAAGTCCTTTTGGCGTGCCTAAGGGTTAAGTAAAACACTGTAAACAATTTGTAATCCATAAGGATGTTGACTTGAAATTATCTTTGTAAAACAAACTCATATTATAACACTCTTGACTCAAGTTGTCGACGGTTTGATAG encodes:
- the LOC108475706 gene encoding cationic peroxidase 2-like, with the protein product MEGNYSKNKFFLVFALLNMAATLVKGQGTRVGFYSTSCPLVESIVSSTVQSHLQSDPSLGPAILRMHFHDCFVHGCDASILINGPDTEKTAPPNLGVRGYEVIDDAKAQVEATCPGVVSCADILALAARDAVFLAKGQKWDVPTGRRDGKVSLASDADNLPAFTDSIEELKRKFAAFGLNARDLVTLVSKW